One Thioclava sp. ES.031 genomic window, CCGGTCAGGCGGGCGAGACGCTCTGGAACACATGGTTCGGGCGAAAACACATCCGCGACGAGGAAACGGCGCTTCTAAAAAAAGCCGATGAAGTTCTTGATTTCCTGACGATTTCGCATCTCAAGGATGAGAAGGCGGGCAATCTCTCGGGCGGTCAGAAGAAGCTTCTGGAGCTGGGCCGCACGATGATGGTCGAAGCCAAGATCGTCTTCCTCGACGAGGTCGGCGCGGGCGTGAACCGGACGCTTCTGAACACGATCGGCGACGCCATCGTGCGCCTCAACAAAGAGCGCGGCTACACCTTCTGCGTGATCGAACACGACATGGATTTCATCGGCCGCCTCTGCGACCCGGTCATCGTGATGGCCGAGGGCAAGGTGCTGGCCCAGGGGTCTGCCGATCACATCATGGAAAACGAGGCCGTTATCGAGGCCTATCTGGGCACCGGGCTGAAGAACAAGGTCAAGGCCGAGGAAACCGCCGAGACCGCCGCCCATGAAGATCACGGCGCGCAGCCCGGTCTGGGCGATGAAGCCGGCAAAGGGGGTGCCCAATGAGCTATCTCAACGCCTCCAACATGACCGGCGGCTACGGCAAGGCCGACATCCTGCACGACTGCACGCTGACCGTCGAAAAGGGCGAGATCGCCGTGATCGTCGGCCCCAACGGCGCGGGTAAATCCACCGCGATGAAGGCGGTCTTCGGCATGCTCGGCCTGCGCGAAGGCAAGGTCACGCTCGACGGGCAGGACATTACCGGCCTCTCGCCGCAGGACCGCGTTAAGAAAGGTATGGGCTTCGTTCCGCAGGTGAACAACGTCTTCCCGACCATGACGGTCGAGGAAAACCTTGAGATGGGCGCCTTCATCCGCGACGACGATTTCCGGGGCACGATGGATCAGGTCTTTGACCTGTTCCCGATCCTGAAGGAAAAGCGTCGCCAGAATGCGGGCGAGCTGTCGGGCGGGCAGCGTCAGCAGGTGGCCGTGGGCCGCGCGCTGATGACCCAGCCGAAGCTCCTGATGCTCGACGAGCCCACCGCGGGCGTCTCGCCCATCGTGATGGACGAGCTGTTCGATCGCATCATCGAGGTCGCCCGCAGCGGCATCTCGATCCTGATGGTCGAACAGAACGCCCGCCAAGCCCTTGAGATCGCGGATAAAGGCTATGTCCTCGTGCAAGGCGCGAACAAATACACCGACACTGGCGAGGCCCTTCTGGCCGACCCGGAAGTCCGCCGCACCTTCCTGGGGGGCTGAGCAATGGAACTCATCAACGCGCTTGTCGCGGTTACCAATTACGTCATCATCCCCGCCACCGCCTATGGCGCGCAGCTTGCGCTCGGGGCGCTCGGGGTCACGCTGATCTACTCGATCCTGCGGTTCTCCAACTTCGCCCATGGCGACACGATGGCCTTCGGCACCGGGGTCGTGATCCTGATCACCTGGGGCTTTCAGGCGATGGGGATCAGCTTCGGCCCGCTGCCGACCGCCCTTCTCGCCCTGCCCTTCGGCATCGCGGTCACCGCGGCGCTGATGCTCGGGACGGACAAGGTCGTTTACCAATATTACCGAAAAGTCAGGGCCGCGCCCGTCGTGATGGTCATGGTCTCGGTCGGCGTGATGTTCGTGATGAACGCGCTCACGCGCTTCCTGATCGGCGTCGACCAGATCAATTTCGACGACGGCACCCGCTTCGTCATCAACGCCCGGCAATGGCGCGAGATGACGGGCCTGCACGAGCCGCTGACGCTGCGCTCGACGCAGGTGATCACCGTCGTCACCGCGATCATCACCGTGGCCGCGCTGTTCTGGTTCCTCGGCAAGACGCGCACCGGCAAATCCATGCGCGCGTTTTCCGATAACGAGGATTTGGCGCTGCTGTCGGGCATCGACCCGAACAAGGTCGTGGCCGTCACCTGGATCATCACCGGTGCGCTCGCGACCATCGCAGGCACGCTCTACGGGCTCGACAAGTCGTTCAAAGCCTTCACCTATTTCCAGCTTCTGCTACCGATCTTCGCCTCGGCCATCGTCGGCGGCATCGGCAACCCGGTGGGCGCGATCGCAGGCGGCTTCGTGATCTCCTTCTCGGAAGTGGGCCTCACCTACGCATGGAAGAAGGTCGCGACCTATCTGGTCCCGAGCTGGGAGCCGGACGGTCTCGTTCAGCTTCTCTCCACCGATTACAAATACGCAGTCAGCTTCACGATCCTGATCCTCGTCCTGATCTTCAAGCCGACCGGCCTCTTCAAGGGGAAAATCGTATGAGCAGCAATCGTCAGGCTGGCGAGACCAGCCGTCTCCGCGCGCCCCTCTTCTTCGCCATCATGGCCGCGCTCATCCTGCTCGAGGGCTTCACCTCGGGCTGGAACTCGGCGCTCGGCATTCTCAACATGGGGCTTTTGTCGGCGATCATGGCGCTCGGCGTGAACATGCAATGGGGCTATGCGGGCCTGTTCAACGCGGGCGCGATGGGCTTCCTCGCGCTTGGCGGCCTCGCCCCGGTGCTGATCTCCATGCCGCCCACCCCCGGCGCCTTCTCGGGCGGCGGTCCGGGCATCATGGCGGCCTTCTTCGTGGCTATCGTCGCGGTGCTCGCGGCGGTCTGGATCTGGCGCAACCTGCGCGGCAAGACGCGCGGCCTCGCCGTGACCGCCGTGCTGGTCGTCGGCTTCTTCACCTATCGCTGGCTGTTCGATCCGGCGGTCGAGGTGATCGAGGCGATCAACCCCTCGGCGCAGGGCAACCTCGGCGGGCTGGGCCTTCCGACGCTGATCTCCTGGCCCGTGGGCGCGGTTCTGGCCGCAGGCGCGGCCTGGCTGGTCGGCAAGACCGCCCTCGGCCTGCGCTCGGATTACCTCGCGATTGCCACGCTCGGCATCGCGGAGATCATCGTCGCGATCCTGAAGAACGAGCAATGGCTCGACCGCGGCGTGCTGAACGTCAACGGCATCCCGCGCCCCTGGCCCGTGCCCTACGAGATCGACCTGCAGAACTCGCCCGATTTCGTCGCACAGATGCAGGCTTGGGGTCTCGACCCGCAGCTCGGCTCGACCATCGCGGTGAAGCTGGCCTTCCTCGTCCTGTTCGTGATCGTCATCCTCGCGCTGATCTGGCTGACCGAAATGTCGCTGAAATCGCCCTGGGGCCGGATGATGCGCGCGATCCGCGACAACGAGATCTCGGCCGCGGCAATGGGCAAGAACGTCACCCGCCGCCACCTGCAGATCTTCGTGCTGGGCTCGGCGGTGATCGGGCTTGCAGGCGCGATGATGATCTCGCTCGACGGGCAGATGACGCCGACCTCCTACAACCCGCTGCGCTACACCTTCCTGATCCTCGTGATGGTGATCGTGGGTGGTTCGGGCAACAACTGGGGCTCGATCCTCGGCGGCGTGCTGATCTGGTATGTCTGGGTCAAGGCAGGCGACTGGGGCCCGGATATCATGGGCGCGCTGGCCGCACCCTTCCCCGATGGCGGCTTCAAGGATCACCTGATCCAGTCGGCCCCGCATATGCGGATGCTGGTGATGGGGATCATCCTGCTGATGGTGCTGCGCTTCAGCCCGCGCGGGCTCTTGCCGGAGAAATAAAAACGAGGGGCTCTGCCCCTCGCCCGTTCCGGGCTCACCCCGGGATATTTCTTCCAAAACGAAGACAAGACGCGCGCCCCGAAAAGGAGGCGCGCGTTTTTCGTTACTCCTCGCCGCCGTCGAATTGGGCGACGCGGGCGCCGGCCTTGTTCGTGGTGACGACGCCGAGCGATTTGAGTTTGCGGTGCAGCGCCGAGCGCTCCATGCCGACGAAATTCGCGGTGCGCGAGATGTTGCCCCCGAAGCGGTTGATCTGGGTGAGCAGGTATTCGCGCTCGAACAGCTCGCGCGCCTCGCGCAAAGGCAGCGTGGCGAGCGCGCCGCCCAGAACGATGCGCCCCTCGTCAGCCGGGCCTTCCTGCCCGGGCAGCTCGCGCGCCTCGATCGCGCCCGTGCCTTCGCCGAGGATCAGCACCCGCTCGATCACGTTGCGCAGCTGGCGGACATTGCCCGGCCAGTCCATCGTCTGCATCAGCGCCGCGGCCTCTTCCGAGATTTCCCGCAGTGGCAGGCCCTGGGTCTCGTTGAACCCGCGCAGGAAATGATCGGCCAGAAGCGGCACGTCCTCGCGCCGCTCCGAGAGCGGCGGCACCTCGATCGGCACGACGTTCAGCCGGTCGTAGAGCTCCTGCCGGAAATGCCCTTCGCGGATCTGCGTCATCAGATCGCGGGTCGTCGACGAGATCACCCTCAGATCGACACGGACCTTGTCGGCCCCGCCCACGCGCAGGAATTGCTGCTCGGTCAAAACCCGCAGGATTTTCGACTGCGTGCCGAGCGGCATCTCGGCCACCTCGTCGAAATAGATCACCCCGCCATGGGCTTGCTCCAGAAGGCCCTTTTCGACGCCGCGCTCGGGGGTCTCGCGCCCGAACAGCACCTCTTCCATCCGGTCGGGTTCGATCGAGGCGGAATTCACGGTGATGAACGGCCCCGCCGCGCGGGTCGAGAACTGGTGGATATAGCGCGCGGCCATTTCCTTGCCCGAGCCCGGCTCGCCCGTCAGCATCACCCGGCCATTGGACTTGGTCACCTTGTCGAGCTGATCCTTCAGCCGCCGGTACGCCGCCGAGTCGCCGATCATCTCGCCAGAGGACATGTCGCGGCGCTTCAGCGTCGAGTTCTCGCGCCGCAGCCGCGCCGTCTCCATCGCGCGCGAAATCACCACCATCAGCTGGTCGATATTGAAGGGCTTCTCGATGAAGTCGTAAGCGCCCTGCTTGATCGCCGCCACCGCGATCTCGATATTGCCGTGGCCCGAGATGATGATGACCGGCACGTCCGGGTTGTCGCGCTTGACCGTCTTGAGGATGTCGATCCCGTCCATCTTGCTGTCCTTCAGCCAGATATCGAGGATCATCAGCGCCGGTTCCTGCGCGTTGATCTCGTCCATGCACTCGTTGGAATTCGCCGCGAGCCGTGTCTTGAAGCCTTCGTCGCGCAGGATGTCGGCGATCAGCTCGCGGATGTCTTTCTCGTCGTCGACGATCAGAATGTCGCTCATGTCACTTCCCCGGGGGCTTCGCCCCTCTCCTTGATGGCTCTGAGCGCTGCTCGGGCGCGTGGGAGCCTGATTTCGGCGAGCGCCCCGCGATGGGCACCCTCTGCAAAGGCGGGCGCGTCGCTCAGAGTCAGCGTTCCACCATGTTCCTCAATGATCTTCTTGACGATGGGAAGGCCCAGCCCGGTGCCTTTCTCGCGCGTCGTAACGTAAGGCTCGAACAGCCGCGAGCGGTCGGGCGGCAGGCCGATCCCGTTATCCGCGATATGGATCGTCACATGCTCGGGCGCGACCTGCATATCGAGGCGAACCTCGGGCGCGAAGCCATCTTCCACGTTGCCTTTTTCCGTATAGGATTCAATCGCTTCGCCAGCGTTCTTCACAAGGTTCGTCACCGCTTGCGAAATCATCGTCGCGTCCAGCTCGACGATCACCGGCTCGGTCGGGACATCCGTCACCAGTTTCGCGCCATGCAGGCTGTCTTGCTGCAGGGTCGCGGCGTCGCGCACGAGTTGCGCCAGATCGTGATCGGCGCGGTCGGGCTCGGGCATCCGGGCGAAGCGCGAGAATTCATCAACAATGCGCCGCAAGTCATTGGTTTGCCGCACAATCACGCCGGTGAGCTGATTGAGCGTTTCAAGATCTTCGCCCTCGGTCATCTTGCCGAATTTGCGCTTGATCCGCTCGGCGGAAAGCTGGATCGGCGTGAGCGGGTTCTTGATCTCATGCGCGATGCGCCGCGCCACATCGCCCCATGCCGCCATCCGCTGCGCCGAGACCAGATCGGTCACATCCTCGAAAGCCACCACATAGCCCTCGGGCGTGCCCAGATCGTTGCGCCGCACCGCCATGCGCACCAGCAGACTTTCCAGCCGCCCACCGCGCGAGACCCGGATCTCCTCTTGCGCGACCTCGTTAAGACCGTCCTGCAAGCGATTGTAAAGCCCGACGAATTCCGGAACGGCGGTCGAGAGGTCGCGGGCATTGTCACGCGTGCTATCGAGCGCCAGCAAGGTCATCGCGGCCCGGTTCACGAAGTCTATCCGCCCGTCTGCGTCCAGCCCGATCACCCCCGAGGTAACAGAGGACAGCACGGAGTCGAACATCCGTCGGCGTTCCTCGGTCTCGCGGTGGTTCTCGATCAGGGCCATACGCTGGCCCTTCAACTGTCCAGTCATCCGGTTGAACGCCTCGCCCAATGTCGCGATCTCGTCGTCGCCCTCGGCTTCGATCACCCGCGCATCCAGATCGCCCGACCCGACCCGCTCCGCCGCGGCGGCAAGCCGCCCGATGGGGCGCGACAGGCGTTCTGCGAACCACAGCCCCA contains:
- a CDS encoding PAS domain-containing sensor histidine kinase; amino-acid sequence: MARFRRQKRVRNLFTFGLVVLGPALAIATFIVLGPLGQGADSTALRLILLADFVYFLLLAGLILMRLVQIIAARRAHSAGSRLTLRLTGVFAGIALVPTILVAVFAFLTVNIGLEGWFSDRVRSVVGTSLQAAEAYQSEHKRDLVQDSRALANFLNLRRQASTFMSDGELRELLITGQAGIQRGVKEAYVIDGTGRIVARGDRSYLFDYEEPSPRDIVEAQKGETVLIEDWPNSELRALIRLDAFVDRYLYISRKVDGQILALLDKTRETVTLYQQLESARGRVIFEFGLVYFGFALILILAAVWMGLWFAERLSRPIGRLAAAAERVGSGDLDARVIEAEGDDEIATLGEAFNRMTGQLKGQRMALIENHRETEERRRMFDSVLSSVTSGVIGLDADGRIDFVNRAAMTLLALDSTRDNARDLSTAVPEFVGLYNRLQDGLNEVAQEEIRVSRGGRLESLLVRMAVRRNDLGTPEGYVVAFEDVTDLVSAQRMAAWGDVARRIAHEIKNPLTPIQLSAERIKRKFGKMTEGEDLETLNQLTGVIVRQTNDLRRIVDEFSRFARMPEPDRADHDLAQLVRDAATLQQDSLHGAKLVTDVPTEPVIVELDATMISQAVTNLVKNAGEAIESYTEKGNVEDGFAPEVRLDMQVAPEHVTIHIADNGIGLPPDRSRLFEPYVTTREKGTGLGLPIVKKIIEEHGGTLTLSDAPAFAEGAHRGALAEIRLPRARAALRAIKERGEAPGEVT
- a CDS encoding ABC transporter ATP-binding protein is translated as MSYLNASNMTGGYGKADILHDCTLTVEKGEIAVIVGPNGAGKSTAMKAVFGMLGLREGKVTLDGQDITGLSPQDRVKKGMGFVPQVNNVFPTMTVEENLEMGAFIRDDDFRGTMDQVFDLFPILKEKRRQNAGELSGGQRQQVAVGRALMTQPKLLMLDEPTAGVSPIVMDELFDRIIEVARSGISILMVEQNARQALEIADKGYVLVQGANKYTDTGEALLADPEVRRTFLGG
- a CDS encoding branched-chain amino acid ABC transporter permease, which produces MSSNRQAGETSRLRAPLFFAIMAALILLEGFTSGWNSALGILNMGLLSAIMALGVNMQWGYAGLFNAGAMGFLALGGLAPVLISMPPTPGAFSGGGPGIMAAFFVAIVAVLAAVWIWRNLRGKTRGLAVTAVLVVGFFTYRWLFDPAVEVIEAINPSAQGNLGGLGLPTLISWPVGAVLAAGAAWLVGKTALGLRSDYLAIATLGIAEIIVAILKNEQWLDRGVLNVNGIPRPWPVPYEIDLQNSPDFVAQMQAWGLDPQLGSTIAVKLAFLVLFVIVILALIWLTEMSLKSPWGRMMRAIRDNEISAAAMGKNVTRRHLQIFVLGSAVIGLAGAMMISLDGQMTPTSYNPLRYTFLILVMVIVGGSGNNWGSILGGVLIWYVWVKAGDWGPDIMGALAAPFPDGGFKDHLIQSAPHMRMLVMGIILLMVLRFSPRGLLPEK
- a CDS encoding ABC transporter ATP-binding protein produces the protein MIRVENLVKSFGGFRAVDGASLEIATGSITGLIGPNGAGKSTLFNVIAGVHEPTAGRVTMDGEDITGLAPHELFHKGLLRTFQIAHEFPSLTVRENLMMVPTGQAGETLWNTWFGRKHIRDEETALLKKADEVLDFLTISHLKDEKAGNLSGGQKKLLELGRTMMVEAKIVFLDEVGAGVNRTLLNTIGDAIVRLNKERGYTFCVIEHDMDFIGRLCDPVIVMAEGKVLAQGSADHIMENEAVIEAYLGTGLKNKVKAEETAETAAHEDHGAQPGLGDEAGKGGAQ
- a CDS encoding branched-chain amino acid ABC transporter permease, giving the protein MELINALVAVTNYVIIPATAYGAQLALGALGVTLIYSILRFSNFAHGDTMAFGTGVVILITWGFQAMGISFGPLPTALLALPFGIAVTAALMLGTDKVVYQYYRKVRAAPVVMVMVSVGVMFVMNALTRFLIGVDQINFDDGTRFVINARQWREMTGLHEPLTLRSTQVITVVTAIITVAALFWFLGKTRTGKSMRAFSDNEDLALLSGIDPNKVVAVTWIITGALATIAGTLYGLDKSFKAFTYFQLLLPIFASAIVGGIGNPVGAIAGGFVISFSEVGLTYAWKKVATYLVPSWEPDGLVQLLSTDYKYAVSFTILILVLIFKPTGLFKGKIV
- a CDS encoding sigma-54 dependent transcriptional regulator, whose amino-acid sequence is MSDILIVDDEKDIRELIADILRDEGFKTRLAANSNECMDEINAQEPALMILDIWLKDSKMDGIDILKTVKRDNPDVPVIIISGHGNIEIAVAAIKQGAYDFIEKPFNIDQLMVVISRAMETARLRRENSTLKRRDMSSGEMIGDSAAYRRLKDQLDKVTKSNGRVMLTGEPGSGKEMAARYIHQFSTRAAGPFITVNSASIEPDRMEEVLFGRETPERGVEKGLLEQAHGGVIYFDEVAEMPLGTQSKILRVLTEQQFLRVGGADKVRVDLRVISSTTRDLMTQIREGHFRQELYDRLNVVPIEVPPLSERREDVPLLADHFLRGFNETQGLPLREISEEAAALMQTMDWPGNVRQLRNVIERVLILGEGTGAIEARELPGQEGPADEGRIVLGGALATLPLREARELFEREYLLTQINRFGGNISRTANFVGMERSALHRKLKSLGVVTTNKAGARVAQFDGGEE